Part of the Erwinia amylovora genome is shown below.
CAACCAGGCATCGCCTGAATAGTTGAATTGTTTTAACAGAGAAGAAGCAGGGAGGGAGATTTTGAAAGTGGTGCTGATACCCAGAGTCGAACTGGGGACCTCACCCTTACCAAGGGTGCGCTCTACCAACTGAGCCATATCAGCACGGCTTGGAGCGGGCAGCGGGAATCGAACCCGCATCATCAGCTTGGAAGGCTGAGGTAATAGCCATTATACGATGCCCGCATCCTGGAACTCGGCTACCTGTTCTGTCTGTAGCTTGCTGAACAGAAAAGAATATGTTTCTTTGCCGCTCAAGCCACCATGCTTTTGCCTGATGACCCTGACTGTGCTTGAGCTCAGTCTAAATCTTGATGAGCATGCCTTCAGAAGACTGCCATCTTTTCCAGTTAAGTGATTGCTCAACTCTTCTAGTTTCGACTTAAAAGCGCTAAGTCGAAAATGGTGGTGGGAGAAGGATTCGAACCTTCGAAGTCGATGACGGCAGATTTACAGTCTGCTCCCTTTGGCCGCTCGGGAATCCCACCTGGGGTACTTGATGGTGCCGGCTACCGGAATCGAACTGGTGACCTACTGATTACAAGTCAGTTGCTCTACCAACTGAGCTAAGCCGGCATCAAGTGGTGCGCATTCTAGAAAGACCTGAGCCGGGATGCAACAAAAAATTTGCGATATTTGTTCTTACGTTCACTATTTATGCAAACAGGGTGAAAACAGCCGCTTTTCAGTGCGAATTCGTTCAAATATCCATCACCTCAATTTGCTAACTGGCATCATATCGAAAGTTCGCATAACAAAGCACTTTGCGCAGAGAGGTTTTATTTGGATAAATCATATTCAGCCGGTAGGTGCGCCTTGCCGCAGTTGAAGTTCAATCAGTTCGCCCTGCTGATTGCCAGCGGTAATTATCATTTATGCGGGCGCGATTACGTTTGCAGCTGCCGCGCATCTTTTTCCTTCTTTTTGCTGCCCGTCTGGTGGTAACCTCCGCCCATTGTTTTATGAACTTTCCCTTCGTAGCCTTGCTGTGTGGCAAGTAAGTGTTGCTGTTACATTGTGCGCTAACTTTTTTTGAAGGGTAAAATCGCTGACAGAAGCAGGCATATGAGCAAAAAAGACTCTCTGTTAACCACACCCTATTTACAGTTCAACCGGACCCAGTGGGCTGCGCTGCGCGACTCGGTGCCAATGACCCTTTCGGAGGAGGAAATTGCCCGACTTAAAGGCATAAATGAAGATCTTTCGATAGAAGAAGTGGCGGAGATCTACCTTCCGCTCTCTCGCCTGCTGAATTTTTATATCAGCTCTAATTTACGGCGCCAGGCAGTACTTGAGCAGTTCCTTGGTACTGATGGACAGAAAATTCCCTATATCATTAGTATTGCAGGTAGCGTTGCCGTCGGTAAAAGTACCACTGCACGTGTGTTGCAAGCATTGTTGAGCCGCTGGCCGGAGCATCGTCGCGTTGAATTGATCACTACTGACGGCTTCCTGCATCCAAATTCCGTACTGAAAGAACGTGGGTTGATGAAGAAGAAGGGCTTTCCCCTCTCCTATGATATGCATCGCCTGGTTAACTTTGTCTCAGACCTGAAATCGGGTGCCGCTCAGGTTACTGCTCCGGTCTATTCTCATCTGATTTATGATGTCATTCCAGCGGGGGACAAAATCGTTCAGCAGCCTGATATTTTGATCCTTGAGGGGCTGAACGTATTGCAAAGCGGTATGGATTATCCTCATGATCCACATCACGTTTTTGTCTCTGACTTCGTGGATTTTTCGATTTACGTTGACGCGCCGGAAGATTTACTGAAAAACTGGTATATCAACCGTTTCCTGAAATTTCGCCAGGGCGCATTTACCGATCCAGATTCTTATTTTCACCACTATGCGCAACTGCCTGAACAAGAAGCGGTGGCTATTGCCAGCCAGCTATGGAACGAAATTAATTACCGGAATCTGAAAGAGAATATTCTGCCTACACGCGAACGCGCCAGCCTGATTATGACGAAAAGCTCCAACCATGCAGTCGATCTCGTCAGATTAAGAAAATAACCACAGAGGGGCGTTGCTCCTCTCTGTCAGTCCTGTGGCCGGAGCGAAATTTCCCCGCCGACCCAGGACTTGGTAACACCATCCTGCTCCAGCATTAAGCCACCCTGTTGGTCGATACCTCTGGCAATACCAACAATTTCCCGGTCGCCAATCAAGAGTTTTACCGGGCGATTAATGAAGTTATCTAACGCAGCCCAGCGTTGAATAAAGGGGGTAAGGCCATCCTGTTCAAACTGTGCCAGCGCCGTGCGCATCTTGTTAACAATCAGCGCAGAAAGGGCATTCCGATCAACATTGCACCCCGCTTCATGCAAGTTTATCCAGCCCTGATTAATCTCGTCTTGCGCCGGATCGCGCATCGCCAGATTAATTCCCGCACCAATCACGATTTGTGCCGCATCCCCCGTTTTCCCGGTCAGCTCAACGAGAATGCCGGCCAACTTGCGATCGTTAAGGTAAATATCATTGGGCCATTTTACCCTGATATCGGGCGCGCCCTGTTGCTGAAGCGCTTCGGCGATAACGATGCCGATAACCAGACTTAATCCCATTGCCGCTGCCGGTCCTTGTTCCAGATGCCAGTACATTGATAAATACAGATTAGATCCAAAAGGAGAAAACCACTGCCGTCCACGCCTGCCGCGCCCCGCCTGCTGATATTCTGCCACACAGGCGTCCCCCGATTGCAGACTGGCCATTCTGTCCATCAGATACTGATTGGTTGAGTCAATTACCGGGATCACCGTGAGTCGGCCATCTTCCAGCTGTGCATTAATCGCTTTCTCATCCAGCAACTGCATGGTCAATGGCAAGCTATAGCCTTTCCCGGTGACGGTAAAGACGTCAACCCCCCACTCTTTCAATGTATGAACATGCTTGTTAATTGCCGCACGGCTCATGCCCATTTGTTCACCAAGCTGCTCTCCTGAATGGAACTCCCCATCCGCCAGAATCTGTATCAGCTTTAACGGTACGGTATTGTCTTTCATGCAATAGCCTCTACAGCATCTGTTTCGCCCTTAGCAGCAATAAAGCGCACTTCAGGTTCCAGCCATATATTGAATTTCTCCGCCACGCGCTGACGCACAGTACGTGCTAAATTCACGATGTCCTGCCCACTGGCGGATTCAGCATTGATTATTACCAGCGCTTGCTTTTCATGCACTGCTGCGCCACCCAGGCGGAATCCTTTTAGTGAACAGCGTTCAATCAGCCAGCCGGCGGCTAGCTTAACCTCACCACTTTCCTGTGGATATTGTGGAATATCGGGATACCGGTTATGTAGTTCAGCAGCGACTTGAGCGCTCACCAACGGGTTTTTGAAGAAACTACCCGCATTACCCGTGATTTGAGGGTCGGGCAGTTTGCCACGGCGCATTTGGCAAACGGCATTAAATATCTGTCGTGGTGTGACTGCCTGCGGATCAAGAGTGCGTAATTCTCCGTAGCTTAATACGGGCTGCCAGCTTTTCCTTAGTCTGAATCCTACGGCCACGATGGCATAACCATCACGATAGCGATGCTTGAATATGCTGTCGCGATAGCCAAACTGGCATTCAGCTGCGCTCAAACGCTGGCATAAGCCATCACCAAGAGAGACAATATCTACGTACTCACATATTTGTTCCAGCTCGACACCGTAGGCGCCGATATTCTGGATAGGGGCGGAGCCTACACATCCCGGGATCAGTGCAAGGTTTTCGAGTCCGGCAATACCTTTATCCAGCGTGGTTTCAACCAGTTGATGCCAGTCCTCCCCCGCACCTGCATGTAATAGCCATGCATCGGCCGTCTCCGTAATGCTGATGCCCTTCAGGCGGTTGATCAGCACCTGACCCACAAAATCTCCCAGAAACAGTACGTTACTTCCTTTGCCCAATAACAGCACCGGCTCGTTTTGCTGCACGCTTTGCTGCCAGCACTGGCAAAGTGCTTCCAGGCTGTTTGCCACAGTAATTTTTTTTGCATAGGCGTCAATACCGAAGGTATTCCAGGATTTCAACGAATATTGCTGGCGGGACATAGTGCGACCTTTACCGATTAAACTACCGGATAGTGTACCCGATCCGTATGCAGCGAGTTGAGGACTTTCAGCATGAGATAGCAGCGGGAATGCAAACTACCCGGATCTGCAATGTCTTTCCACCAGTGCGTTCCGATAGCCGTCATAGCCATCCGTGATTGAGCAGATTAGCCCGTTTCATTTATGGACTGACGGGGCACTTTCTGAATGATTACGTATTCCACGATCTGAGCGATGTTGCAGCTGTTGATTCATTTTTCTCTGTTCTTATCCATCAGTGCAGTTGAGCCTGTTTGTAGGTCATTTCGCTTTTTTCAACCTGCTCAACAACGTCGATTTAAAACGACAAAGGATAGTGTGCCTCTAAAATCAGTCATTATCACGTTTTCAGGGATCAAGCCGAAACGTGTCAATGCTATTCAGTACGGGTCACAGCAAACAGATAAGCCCCATGCTTGCGCATGGGGCTTATCTGTTGTTTTGTTGTCCGGCCGTTTATAAGCGACTCCGTCATTCACCCTCAGGGCCGTTGCAGGCGACACGCAGAAGACTTCGTCTTCTGCCCTACTTTGTCTGGATTAGTGAAATGCCCTCAGGCTACAAGATGTGTTGCTAAATTTAGTAGCGGGTTAGAATTGAATTTTTGCGCAATATTTAAAACGCAAAAAGGCCATCCCGCAGGATGGCCTTTTGCTTTATTTGATGCCTGGCAGTTCCCTACTCTCGCATGGGGAGACCCCACACTACCATCGGCGCTACGGCGTTTCACTTCTGAGTTCGGCATGGGGTCAGGTGGGACCACCGCGCTAAAGCCGCCAGGCAAATTCTTTGTGCACGAAACGGATCTTTTTCACTGGTGCCGCACTGGCCGCGCCTGTAAACTCAGTCACATACCTCAGTATGCGCTTTCCTTCACTGCACCTGCCGCCTTGCTTCAGCACAAAATCTTTCGTTTCCTGCAAATCTGTTTTCCGGTGAACAAGCTGAAAATCTCTTTTCGTCTCTCAATACAACCCAGAACGCTTCTGGCGTTGCAAGGTTAAGCCTCACGGGTCATTAGTACCGGTTAGCTCAACGCATCGCTGCGCTTACACACCCGGCCTATCAACGTCGTCGTCTTCAACGTCCCTTCAGGACTCTCAAGGAGTCAGGGAAGATTCATCTCGAGGCAAGTTTCGCGCTTAGATGCTTTCAGCGCTTATCTTTTCCGCACTTAGCTACCGGGCAATGCCATTGGCATGACAACCCGAACACCAGCGGTGCGTTCACTCCGGTCCTCTCGTACTAGGAGCAACCCCTCTCAATCTTCCAGCGCCCACGGCAGATAGGGACCGAACTGTCTCACGACGTTCTAAACCCAGCTCGCGTACCACTTTAAACGGCGAACAGCCGTACCCTTGGGACCTACTTCAGCCCCAGGATGTGATGAGCCGACATCGAGGTGCCAAACACCGCCGTCGATATGAACTCTTGGGCGGTATCAGCCTGTTATCCCCGGAGTACCTTTTATCCGTTGAGCGATGGCCCTTCCATTCAGAACCACCGGATCACTATGACCTGCTTTCGCACCTGCTTGAGCCGTCACTCTCGCAGTCAAGCCAGCTTATGCCATTGCACTAACCTCACGATGTCCGACCGTGATTAGCTGACCTTCGTGCTCCTCCGTTACTCTTTGGGAGGAGACCGCCCCAGTCAAACTACCCACCAGACACTGTCCCCACGCCGGGTAACGGCGCCAGGTTAGAACATCAAACGTTAAAGGGTGGTATTTCAAGGTTGGCTCCACGCAGACTGGCGTCCACGCTTCAAAGCCTCCCACCTATCCTACACATCAAGGCTCAATGTTCAGTGTCAAGCTGTAGTAAAGGTTCACGGGGTCTTTCCGTCTTGCCGCGGGTACACTGCATCTTCACAGCGAGTTCAATTTCACTGAGTCTCGGGTGGAGACAGCCTGGCCATCATTACGCCATTCGTGCAGGTCGGAACTTACCCGACAAGGAATTTCGCTACCTTAGGACCGTTATAGTTACGGCCGCCGTTTACCGGGGCTTCGATCAAGAGCTTCTCCTTACGGATAACCCCATCAATTAACCTTCCGGCACCGGGCAGGCGTCACACCGTATACGTCCACTTTCGTGTTTGCACAGTGCTGTGTTTTTAATAAACAGTTGCAGCCAGCTGGTATCTTCGACTGGCTTCAGCTCCACGAGCAAGTCGCTTCACCTACGCGCCAGCGTGCCTTCTCCCGAAGTTACGGCACCATTTTGCCTAGTTCCTTCACCCGAGTTCTCTCAAGCGCCTTGGTATTCTCTACCTGACCACCTGTGTCGGTTTGGGGTACGATTGGATGTTACCTGATGCTTAGAGGCTTTTCCTGGAAGCAGGGCATTTGTTACTTCAGCACCGTGGTGCCTCGTCATCACGCCTCAGCCTTAAAGAGTTCCGGATTTGCCTGGAACTCAAGCCTGCACGCTTAAACCGGGACAACCGTCGCCCGGCTAACATAGCCTTCTCCGTCCCCCCTTCGCAGTAACACCCAGTACGGGAATATTAACCCGTTTCCCATCGACTACGCCTTTCGGCCTCGCCTTAGGGGTCGACTCACCCTGCCCCGATTAACGTTGGACAGGAACCCTTGGTCTTCCGGCGAGCGGGCTTTTCACCCGCTTTATCGTTACTTATGTCAGCATTCGCACTTCTGATACCTCCAGCATGCCTCACAGCACACCTTCGACGGCTTACAGAACGCTCCCCTACCCAACGGACGTATCCCGAAGCCGACTCGACTTTGATGGCGCATTGACGTCGCTGCGCTCCGTCAATCGTTATCCACTTCAGTGAATCTGCTTGGGTGATACGTCCGCTGCCGCAGCTTCGGTGCATGGTTTAGCCCCGTTACATCTTCCGCGCAGGCCGACTCGACCAGTGAGCTATTACGCTTTCTTTAAATGATGGCTGCTTCTAAGCCAACATCCTGGCTGTCTGTGCCTTCCCACATCGTTTCCCACTTAACCATGACTTTGGGACCTTAGCTGGCGGTCTGGGTTGTTTCCCTCTTCACGACGGACGTTAGCACCCGCCGTGTGTCTCCCGTGATAACATTCTCCGGTATTCGCAGTTTGCATCGGGTTGGTAAGCCGGGATGGCCCCCTAGCCGAAACAGTGCTCTACCCCCGGAGATGAGTTCACGAGGCGCTACCTAAATAGCTTTCGGGGAGAACCAGCTATCTCCCGGTTTGATTGGCCTTTCACCCCCAGCCACAGGTCATCCGCTAATTTTTCAACATTAGTCGGTTCGGTCCTCCAGTTAGTGTTACCCAACCTTCAACCTGCCCATGGCTAGATCACCGGGTTTCGGGTCTATACCCTGCAACTTAACGCCCAGTTAAGACTCGGTTTCCCTGCGGCTCCCCTATACGGTTAACCTTGCTACAGAATATAAGTCGCTGACCCATTATACAAAAGGTACGCAGTCACACCACGAAGGTGCTCCCACTGCTTGTACGTACACGGTTTCAGGTTCTGTTTCACTCCCCTCGCCGGGGTTCTTTTCGCCTTTCCCTCACGGTACTGGTTCACTATCGGTCAGTCAGGAGTATTTAGCCTTGGAGGATGGTCCCCCCATATTCAGACAGGATGTCACGTGTCCCGCCCTACTCATCGAACTCACAGCAAGTGCCTTTTTGTGTACGGGGCTGTCACCCTTTACTGCGCGACTTTCCAGACGCTTCCACTAAGGCACAAACTGATTCAGGTTCTGGGCTGTTCCCCGTTCGCTCGCCGCTACTGGGGGAATCTCGGTTGATTTCTTTTCCTCGGGGTACTTAGATGTTTCAGTTCCCCCGGTTCGCCTCATGCCACTATGTATTCATGACATGATAGTGCAACGGATTGCACTGGGTTTCCCCATTCGGGTATCGTCGGTTGTTGCGGTTCATATCACCTTACCGACGCTTATCGCAGATTAGCACGCCCTTCATCGCCTCTGACTGCCTGGGCATCCACCGTGTACGCTTAGTCGCTTAACCTCACAACCCACAAGCGTCCCTCTCCGGTTCACGTAATGGCTGCGCGTCGTGACGGCGGCGTTATGCAGTGCTCGCAATGCTCATGGACTCAAGTCCACTCCGCGTTGCTGCGCGCTGACGCCTTGCCTTCACTTAGCTCGCTCATTACTCAACCTGAGTAAGAGACCCTTTCGGGTGCAAGTATTTGAGAGACTCGAACATATCGTGATTTCATTCTGATTACGGAGAATGAACACGACATGTCGTTTCAATTTTCAGCTTGTTCCGGATTGTTAAAGAGCAATATCTTAAACCTGACTTTGCAGTCAGCTTTAAGATATTTTTAGCGACACCTTTCACCTGTCACCAAGCAAGTGGCGTCCCCTAGGGGATTCGAACCCCTGTTGCCGCCGTGAAAGGGCGGAGTCCTAACCGCTAGACGAAGGGGACACGGTGTGTCGCGACTTCGCAGGCGCCTTGCTCATTACTTCTATCAGACAATCTGTGTGGACACTGCGCCGGAAGGTATCTTCAGGTAAGGAGGTGATCCAACCGCAGGTTCCCCTACGGTTACCTTGTTACGACTTCACCCCAGTCATGAATCACAAAGTGGTAAGCGCCCTCCCGAAGGTTAAGCTACCTACTTCTTTTGCAACCCACTCCCATGGTGTGACGGGCGGTGTGTACAAGGCCCGGGAACGTATTCACCGTAGCATTCTGATCTACGATTACTAGCGATTCCGACTTCACGGAGTCGAGTTGCAGACTCCGATCCGGACTACGACGCACTTTATGAGGTCCGCTTGCTCTCGCGAGGTCGCTTCTCTTTGTATGCGCCATTGTAGCACGTGTGTAGCCCTGGCCGTAAGGGCCATGATGACTTGACGTCATCCCCACCTTCCTCCGGTTTATCACCGGCAGTCTCCTTTGAGTTCCCGACCGAATCG
Proteins encoded:
- the murB gene encoding UDP-N-acetylmuramate dehydrogenase, whose product is MSRQQYSLKSWNTFGIDAYAKKITVANSLEALCQCWQQSVQQNEPVLLLGKGSNVLFLGDFVGQVLINRLKGISITETADAWLLHAGAGEDWHQLVETTLDKGIAGLENLALIPGCVGSAPIQNIGAYGVELEQICEYVDIVSLGDGLCQRLSAAECQFGYRDSIFKHRYRDGYAIVAVGFRLRKSWQPVLSYGELRTLDPQAVTPRQIFNAVCQMRRGKLPDPQITGNAGSFFKNPLVSAQVAAELHNRYPDIPQYPQESGEVKLAAGWLIERCSLKGFRLGGAAVHEKQALVIINAESASGQDIVNLARTVRQRVAEKFNIWLEPEVRFIAAKGETDAVEAIA
- the birA gene encoding bifunctional biotin--[acetyl-CoA-carboxylase] ligase/biotin operon repressor BirA, giving the protein MKDNTVPLKLIQILADGEFHSGEQLGEQMGMSRAAINKHVHTLKEWGVDVFTVTGKGYSLPLTMQLLDEKAINAQLEDGRLTVIPVIDSTNQYLMDRMASLQSGDACVAEYQQAGRGRRGRQWFSPFGSNLYLSMYWHLEQGPAAAMGLSLVIGIVIAEALQQQGAPDIRVKWPNDIYLNDRKLAGILVELTGKTGDAAQIVIGAGINLAMRDPAQDEINQGWINLHEAGCNVDRNALSALIVNKMRTALAQFEQDGLTPFIQRWAALDNFINRPVKLLIGDREIVGIARGIDQQGGLMLEQDGVTKSWVGGEISLRPQD
- the coaA gene encoding type I pantothenate kinase produces the protein MSKKDSLLTTPYLQFNRTQWAALRDSVPMTLSEEEIARLKGINEDLSIEEVAEIYLPLSRLLNFYISSNLRRQAVLEQFLGTDGQKIPYIISIAGSVAVGKSTTARVLQALLSRWPEHRRVELITTDGFLHPNSVLKERGLMKKKGFPLSYDMHRLVNFVSDLKSGAAQVTAPVYSHLIYDVIPAGDKIVQQPDILILEGLNVLQSGMDYPHDPHHVFVSDFVDFSIYVDAPEDLLKNWYINRFLKFRQGAFTDPDSYFHHYAQLPEQEAVAIASQLWNEINYRNLKENILPTRERASLIMTKSSNHAVDLVRLRK